A single Actinomadura algeriensis DNA region contains:
- a CDS encoding RDD family protein has product MTHRPNDPGSGGEPEDWPPPEQRPHGQGQGQEPPPPERPGEPRPGRSGQPGHPGYPGQEQPGYGEQPPPYPGSYGGGPYGGQQYGGLPGYGGGPDEYVDPSAGLASRWARLAAGIIDLVVLSIISGLISLPFVDWGSVVDPEPGEYAYDGVQVWTNLIAIIVGFLYFWLMHAKWGQTLGKMLLRIRVVRADDGGPVVTSQAAARSAFYSVLGGVCGCIGFIDVLWILWDPRRQALHDKIARTVVVKADPHMPNPYNLR; this is encoded by the coding sequence ATGACGCATCGGCCGAACGACCCCGGCTCCGGGGGAGAACCGGAGGACTGGCCGCCGCCCGAGCAGCGGCCCCACGGGCAGGGACAGGGGCAGGAACCGCCCCCGCCCGAACGCCCCGGCGAGCCCCGCCCCGGGCGGTCCGGGCAGCCGGGACACCCGGGGTACCCCGGGCAGGAGCAGCCCGGGTACGGCGAGCAGCCTCCCCCTTACCCGGGGTCCTACGGGGGCGGGCCTTACGGGGGGCAGCAGTACGGAGGGTTGCCCGGGTACGGCGGCGGGCCCGACGAGTACGTCGACCCGTCCGCCGGGCTCGCGAGCCGGTGGGCGCGGCTCGCCGCCGGCATCATCGACCTCGTCGTGCTGTCGATCATCTCCGGGCTGATCTCGCTGCCGTTCGTCGACTGGGGGTCCGTGGTCGATCCGGAGCCCGGCGAGTACGCCTACGACGGCGTGCAGGTGTGGACGAACCTGATCGCGATCATCGTGGGGTTCCTCTACTTCTGGCTCATGCACGCCAAGTGGGGCCAGACGCTCGGCAAGATGCTCCTGCGGATCCGGGTCGTGCGGGCGGACGACGGGGGGCCGGTCGTGACGAGCCAGGCCGCCGCCCGGTCGGCGTTCTACAGCGTGCTCGGCGGGGTCTGCGGCTGCATCGGGTTCATCGACGTGCTGTGGATCCTGTGGGATCCGCGCAGGCAGGCGCTGCACGACAAGATCGCCCGGACGGTCGTCGTCAAGGCCGACCCGCACATGCCGAATCCGTACAACCTGCGCTGA
- a CDS encoding sigma 54-interacting transcriptional regulator, whose amino-acid sequence MRASTPRETTVGELRNGGHVQRSVKAEIRHNLLDRLRSGEPRFPGILGFDETVLPHLERALLAGHDLVLLGERGQGKTRLIRTLGGLLDEWTPVVAGCEINDHPYEPVCVRCRRLADELGDSLPVAWKHRDERYGEKLATPDTSVGDLIGDVDPIKVAEGRTLGDPETVHFGLVPRTNRGIFSINELPDLAERIQVALLNVLEERDVQIRGYALRLPLDVLLVASANPEDYTNRGRIITPLKDRFGAEIRTHYPLELDAELALIRQESDFADLGGVPAEVPDHLVEVIGRFTRLVRESTAVDGRSGVSARFALAGAETVAAGAVRRAALTGEERAVARVCDLPAVVPALLGKVEFEVSEEGREQEVLEHLLRRAVAETYRRTLGAADLSGLLDKFDAGDSVESGELVPASELLRRVGQIPGLARMMDRLGMSGESPGQAAAALEFALEGLFLTRRLSKDAADGTSTYRT is encoded by the coding sequence GTGCGTGCATCCACACCCCGCGAGACCACGGTGGGCGAGCTGCGCAACGGTGGTCACGTCCAGCGTTCGGTGAAGGCCGAGATCCGGCACAACCTCCTCGACCGGCTGAGATCGGGGGAACCGCGGTTCCCCGGGATTCTGGGGTTCGACGAGACCGTGCTCCCCCATCTGGAGCGGGCGCTGCTCGCCGGGCACGATCTGGTGCTGCTGGGCGAGCGCGGCCAGGGCAAGACGCGGTTGATCCGCACCCTGGGCGGGCTTCTGGACGAGTGGACGCCGGTCGTCGCCGGGTGCGAGATCAACGACCATCCGTACGAGCCGGTGTGCGTGCGCTGCCGCAGGCTCGCCGACGAACTCGGGGACTCGCTGCCGGTGGCGTGGAAGCACCGGGACGAGCGGTACGGCGAGAAGCTCGCGACGCCCGACACCAGCGTCGGCGACCTCATCGGCGACGTCGACCCGATCAAGGTCGCGGAGGGGCGGACGCTCGGTGACCCGGAGACCGTGCACTTCGGGCTCGTCCCCCGGACGAACCGGGGCATCTTCTCCATCAACGAGCTGCCCGACCTCGCCGAGCGGATCCAGGTGGCGCTGCTGAACGTGCTGGAGGAGCGGGACGTCCAGATCCGCGGCTACGCGCTCAGGTTGCCGCTGGACGTGCTGCTCGTCGCAAGCGCCAACCCGGAGGACTACACCAACCGCGGCCGGATCATCACGCCGCTGAAGGACCGGTTCGGCGCGGAGATCCGCACCCACTACCCGCTGGAGCTGGACGCCGAGCTGGCGCTCATCCGGCAGGAGTCCGACTTCGCCGACCTGGGCGGGGTGCCCGCGGAGGTGCCCGACCACCTGGTCGAGGTGATCGGGCGGTTCACGCGGCTCGTCCGCGAGTCCACGGCGGTCGACGGCCGGTCGGGGGTGTCGGCGCGGTTCGCGCTGGCGGGCGCCGAGACGGTCGCGGCGGGCGCGGTGCGGCGGGCGGCGCTGACCGGCGAGGAGCGGGCGGTCGCGCGGGTGTGCGACCTGCCGGCGGTGGTGCCGGCGCTGCTGGGCAAGGTGGAGTTCGAGGTCAGCGAGGAGGGCCGCGAGCAGGAGGTGCTGGAGCATCTGCTGCGGCGGGCCGTCGCGGAGACCTACCGGCGGACGCTCGGTGCCGCCGATCTGAGCGGGCTGCTGGACAAGTTCGACGCGGGCGACAGCGTGGAGTCGGGCGAGCTGGTGCCGGCGTCGGAGCTGCTGCGCCGCGTCGGGCAGATTCCGGGCCTCGCGCGGATGATGGACCGGCTGGGGATGTCCGGGGAGTCGCCCGGGCAGGCGGCGGCCGCGCTGGAGTTCGCCTTGGAGGGGCTGTTCCTCACCCGGCGGCTGTCGAAGGACGCCGCCGACGGGACGTCGACATACCGCACCTGA
- the hppD gene encoding 4-hydroxyphenylpyruvate dioxygenase, with translation MDEFPVKGMDAVVFAVGNAKQTAHYYSTAFGMRRVAYRGPENGSPDEAVHVLESGGARFVFRGPVKAGTGIGRHIAEHGDGVVDLAIEVPDVEAAYRHALAKGATGLDEPHVLEDEYGKVTIAAIATYGQTRHSLVDRSNYTGPYLPGFAAADPIVEPPERRYFQAIDHCVGNVEHMDEWAEFYHRVMGFTDMAEFIGDDIATEYSALMSKVVADGTRKVKFPLNEPAESRKKSQIDEYLEFYGGPGVQHIALATNDILAAVDRMTAAGVEFLATPDSYYEDAELRERIGEVRVPVEELQKRRILVDRDEDGYLLQIFTKPVQDRPTVFFELIERHGSLGFGKGNFKALFEAIEREQDRRGNL, from the coding sequence ATGGATGAGTTTCCGGTCAAGGGCATGGACGCAGTCGTCTTCGCCGTCGGCAACGCCAAGCAGACGGCGCACTACTACTCGACCGCCTTCGGGATGCGCCGCGTGGCCTACCGGGGCCCGGAGAACGGCAGCCCGGACGAGGCGGTGCACGTCCTGGAGTCGGGCGGCGCCCGGTTCGTCTTCCGCGGGCCGGTGAAGGCCGGCACCGGGATCGGGCGGCACATCGCCGAGCACGGCGACGGCGTGGTGGACCTGGCGATCGAGGTCCCCGACGTCGAGGCCGCGTACCGGCACGCGCTCGCCAAGGGCGCGACGGGGCTCGACGAGCCGCACGTTTTGGAGGACGAGTACGGCAAGGTGACGATCGCGGCGATCGCCACCTACGGGCAGACGCGGCACTCGCTGGTCGACCGGTCGAACTACACCGGTCCCTACCTGCCGGGCTTCGCCGCCGCCGACCCGATCGTCGAACCGCCGGAGCGGCGGTACTTCCAGGCGATCGACCACTGCGTCGGCAACGTCGAGCACATGGACGAATGGGCCGAGTTCTACCACCGTGTCATGGGCTTCACCGACATGGCCGAGTTCATCGGCGACGACATCGCCACCGAGTACTCGGCGCTGATGTCGAAGGTCGTCGCGGACGGCACCCGCAAGGTGAAGTTCCCGCTGAACGAGCCCGCGGAGAGCAGGAAGAAGTCGCAGATCGACGAGTACCTGGAGTTCTACGGCGGACCGGGCGTCCAGCACATCGCCCTCGCCACGAACGACATCCTGGCCGCCGTCGACCGGATGACCGCGGCGGGCGTCGAGTTCCTCGCCACCCCCGACTCCTACTACGAGGACGCGGAGCTGCGCGAGCGCATCGGCGAGGTGCGGGTCCCGGTCGAGGAACTGCAGAAGCGGCGCATCCTGGTCGACCGCGACGAGGACGGCTACCTGCTGCAGATCTTCACCAAGCCCGTGCAGGACCGCCCCACGGTGTTCTTCGAGCTGATCGAGCGGCACGGCTCGCTCGGGTTCGGCAAGGGCAACTTCAAGGCGCTGTTCGAGGCGATCGAGCGCGAGCAGGACCGCCGCGGCAACCTTTGA
- the ilvA gene encoding threonine ammonia-lyase yields MAPVTLDDVRAARDLLADVIVPTPLIRSRALSEAIGGPVLLKCENVQRTGSFKIRGAFVRIAGLSDAERARGVVAASAGNHAQGVALAASILGCKATVFMPAGAPLPKVAATRGYGAEVVFPGPTVDDCLVAADVYAKERGAIPIHPFDHHDVVAGQATIGLEILEQCPDVRTVVGPVGGGGLMAGVAAAIKSVEKDVKIVGAQAKRAAAFPPSLAAGRPTRIETQATMADGIAVGRPGDLTYELFTELVDAVVTVSEESISQALLLCLERAKQVVEPAGAAGVAALLEHSYAVRTPVVVLLSGGNIDPLLLSKVLRHGLAGAGRYLVVRCRLKDRPGALVTLLGELAELGVNVLDVMHERMAARLHVEEAEVLMHLETRGADHSEDVIGRLREKGYTLTLS; encoded by the coding sequence ATGGCTCCCGTGACCCTTGACGACGTTCGTGCCGCCCGGGATCTGCTGGCCGACGTGATCGTCCCGACGCCGCTGATCAGGTCCCGGGCGCTGTCGGAGGCGATCGGCGGCCCGGTGCTGCTGAAGTGCGAGAACGTGCAGCGGACCGGGTCGTTCAAGATCCGGGGCGCGTTCGTGCGGATCGCGGGGTTGAGCGACGCCGAGCGGGCGCGCGGCGTCGTCGCGGCCAGTGCGGGCAACCACGCGCAGGGGGTGGCGCTCGCGGCGTCGATCCTCGGCTGCAAGGCGACGGTGTTCATGCCGGCGGGCGCGCCGCTGCCGAAGGTCGCCGCGACCCGCGGCTACGGCGCCGAGGTGGTCTTCCCGGGCCCGACCGTGGACGACTGCCTCGTCGCGGCGGACGTGTACGCGAAGGAGCGGGGCGCGATCCCGATCCACCCGTTCGACCACCACGACGTCGTCGCGGGCCAGGCCACGATCGGGCTGGAGATCCTGGAGCAGTGCCCGGACGTGCGGACGGTCGTCGGGCCGGTCGGCGGCGGCGGGCTGATGGCGGGCGTCGCCGCCGCGATCAAGAGCGTGGAGAAGGACGTCAAGATCGTGGGCGCGCAGGCGAAGCGGGCGGCGGCGTTCCCGCCGTCGCTGGCCGCCGGGCGGCCCACCCGGATCGAGACGCAGGCCACGATGGCGGACGGCATCGCCGTCGGGCGTCCCGGGGACCTCACCTACGAGCTGTTCACCGAGCTGGTCGACGCGGTCGTCACGGTGTCGGAGGAGTCGATCTCGCAGGCGCTGCTGCTGTGCCTGGAGCGGGCGAAGCAGGTCGTGGAACCGGCCGGGGCGGCGGGCGTGGCGGCGCTGCTCGAACACTCCTACGCCGTCCGGACGCCCGTGGTGGTGCTGCTCTCGGGCGGCAACATCGACCCGCTGCTGCTGTCGAAGGTGCTGCGGCACGGTCTCGCCGGCGCGGGCCGCTACCTGGTCGTGCGGTGCAGGCTCAAGGACCGTCCGGGCGCCCTGGTGACGCTGCTCGGCGAGCTGGCGGAGCTGGGCGTCAACGTGCTGGACGTGATGCACGAGCGGATGGCCGCGCGTCTCCACGTGGAGGAGGCCGAGGTCCTCATGCACCTGGAGACGCGCGGCGCCGACCACTCCGAGGACGTGATCGGCCGCCTCCGCGAAAAGGGTTACACCCTCACGTTGAGCTGA
- a CDS encoding M1 family metallopeptidase, whose translation MSRAHRAVTAVTLGAAAAVLMTAAPAGADGRFTPGAPGAGDPYFPDMGNGGYDVRNYDVRLEYDPETKGIEAVTRIRAKATQNLSRFNLDFLGPLKISSLEVNGRDASFERTGAQELEITPDRGLRRNRSFTVTVAYAGVPQTINDATLGTSGWIPTADGAVMVNQPFGAATVYPVNDHPTDKASYTFTLTAPENLTTLSNGDLRGTWTRHGRTTTRWTMRDPMASELTMIAIGKYDVLEGRTDAGVPNLTATDERMGVTPENAKKFHELTGDVLDFQSKMYGRYPFGSTGGIVVKGGFGYALETQGRPVYDLGHRPGAIPSSGLVAHEQAHQWFGDSVTPERWADIWMNEGLATYSEWLYAEEFDGKPVQKSFDEVYATPADDDLWKPIVSDPGRDNIFHGAVYDRGAMAVHMLRKAIGDRDFHRFLKAWPTAYEGRNASTEDFVRFVERISHENLDAWAKTWLYSPGKPEL comes from the coding sequence ATGAGCAGAGCGCACAGAGCCGTGACGGCCGTGACGCTGGGCGCCGCGGCGGCGGTCCTGATGACGGCGGCGCCGGCGGGAGCCGACGGCCGGTTCACGCCCGGCGCACCCGGCGCGGGCGACCCCTACTTCCCCGACATGGGCAACGGCGGGTACGACGTCCGGAACTACGACGTCCGGCTGGAGTACGACCCGGAGACGAAGGGCATCGAGGCCGTCACCCGGATCCGGGCGAAGGCCACGCAGAACCTCTCCCGGTTCAACCTCGACTTCCTCGGCCCGCTGAAGATCTCCTCCCTGGAGGTGAACGGGCGGGACGCGTCGTTCGAGCGGACGGGCGCGCAGGAGCTGGAGATCACGCCGGACCGGGGCCTGCGGCGCAACCGGAGCTTCACGGTGACGGTCGCCTACGCGGGCGTCCCGCAGACGATCAACGACGCGACGCTCGGCACGTCCGGCTGGATCCCGACGGCGGACGGCGCGGTGATGGTGAACCAGCCGTTCGGCGCCGCGACGGTCTACCCGGTGAACGACCACCCGACCGACAAGGCGTCCTACACCTTCACGCTGACGGCGCCGGAGAACCTCACCACCCTGTCGAACGGCGACCTGCGCGGCACCTGGACGCGCCACGGGCGGACCACGACCCGCTGGACGATGCGCGACCCGATGGCCAGCGAGCTGACGATGATCGCCATCGGGAAGTACGACGTGCTCGAGGGCCGGACGGACGCGGGCGTCCCGAACCTGACGGCGACCGACGAGCGGATGGGCGTCACCCCGGAGAACGCGAAGAAGTTCCACGAGCTGACCGGGGACGTGCTCGACTTCCAGTCGAAGATGTACGGCCGGTACCCGTTCGGCTCGACCGGCGGGATCGTCGTCAAGGGCGGCTTCGGGTACGCGCTCGAGACGCAGGGGCGCCCCGTCTACGACCTCGGGCACCGGCCGGGCGCGATCCCGAGCTCCGGGCTCGTCGCGCACGAGCAGGCCCACCAGTGGTTCGGCGACTCGGTGACGCCGGAGCGCTGGGCCGACATCTGGATGAACGAGGGTCTCGCGACGTACTCCGAATGGCTGTACGCCGAGGAGTTCGACGGCAAGCCCGTCCAGAAGTCGTTCGACGAGGTGTACGCCACCCCGGCGGACGACGACCTGTGGAAGCCGATCGTGTCCGACCCGGGCCGCGACAACATCTTCCACGGCGCCGTGTACGACCGGGGCGCGATGGCCGTCCACATGCTGCGGAAGGCGATCGGCGACCGCGACTTCCACCGGTTCCTGAAGGCGTGGCCGACCGCGTACGAGGGCCGCAACGCCTCCACCGAGGACTTCGTCCGGTTCGTCGAGCGGATCTCCCACGAGAACCTCGACGCGTGGGCGAAGACGTGGCTGTACTCGCCCGGCAAGCCCGAACTGTAG
- a CDS encoding RDD family protein — protein MSEPPQNPQPGDDDRTDSDAPGPDLAKTPEGEAPAADRPPPYQGVYGAAPGQQPPAYGQPAPPHPGPAGPPGAASHPGQQPYGVPPQGQPAYGPPGYGPPPGYGSPQDMLAGRWARLGAAILDSLILAVLAVPVMLAAIRWDRFGEIVESGEPITDPMEIYNIPVLLTGYVIVFLIGFGYYTFTQVRWGQTLGKRACGIRLVTAADQSAVSWGQVAGRQAFVYAISILTVIANFAVPTASFVVSLLGLMDNAWILWDPRRQALHDKVAGTIVVKVTPWTTDPYAKS, from the coding sequence ATGAGCGAACCGCCGCAGAACCCCCAGCCCGGCGACGACGACCGGACGGACTCGGACGCCCCCGGGCCCGACCTCGCGAAGACCCCCGAGGGCGAGGCCCCGGCCGCCGACCGTCCACCGCCCTACCAGGGGGTTTACGGCGCGGCTCCGGGCCAGCAGCCGCCCGCCTACGGGCAGCCCGCCCCGCCGCATCCCGGCCCGGCGGGCCCGCCCGGCGCCGCGTCCCACCCCGGACAGCAGCCTTACGGCGTCCCTCCGCAGGGGCAGCCCGCCTACGGGCCGCCGGGATACGGCCCGCCGCCCGGGTACGGCTCGCCCCAGGACATGCTGGCCGGACGCTGGGCCCGGCTCGGCGCGGCGATCCTGGACAGCCTCATCCTCGCCGTCCTGGCCGTCCCGGTCATGCTGGCCGCCATCCGCTGGGACCGCTTCGGCGAGATCGTCGAGTCCGGCGAGCCGATCACCGACCCGATGGAGATCTACAACATCCCGGTGCTGCTCACCGGCTACGTGATCGTCTTCCTCATCGGCTTCGGCTACTACACGTTCACGCAGGTCAGGTGGGGGCAGACGCTCGGCAAGCGGGCCTGCGGGATCAGGCTCGTGACGGCCGCCGACCAGTCGGCGGTGAGCTGGGGGCAGGTGGCCGGACGCCAGGCGTTCGTGTACGCGATCTCGATCCTGACGGTCATCGCGAACTTCGCCGTGCCCACCGCCAGCTTCGTGGTCAGCCTCCTGGGGCTGATGGACAACGCCTGGATCCTGTGGGACCCGCGGCGGCAGGCCCTGCACGACAAGGTGGCCGGGACGATCGTCGTGAAGGTGACGCCGTGGACGACCGACCCGTACGCGAAGTCCTGA
- a CDS encoding M1 family metallopeptidase has translation MAGQDRRSHRPGARAALRGVAGVAVLAAAGTLTACQLPGGDGPEQAPGTAATGPAGPTSAGDPYVPGDGNGGYDVRHYGLKLTITPDGAEQLSGTATITAKATERLARFNLDLTDLKVAKVTVNGKAARTQRGRGELEITPSEPLKKGAEFTTVVAYSGTPQPVDDPILGTYGWIRTPDGVFVACQPSGAQTWFPSNDHPSDKALFDFEITVPAGLTAVANGIPETMPAGGGSPGGGAPERTPGAPLPGTPGEEPGGTPAPAISPVGARATTTSKWHVENPMATYLATVTVGEFAVRDGRTAAGVPVISVADPSLPTSLDAFHRTNVQVTEEFAKLFGPYPFASSGGIVDNADVGFALETQTRPVYGAYGVTPTLIAHELAHQWFGDSVSVTRWKDIWLNEGFATYAEWIWGERSGGPTVQEQFDQLYETDARELWDVPPGDPGRQDMFARSVYDRGGMTLHALRRKVGDDAFFKILKTWTKEKRNANVTTPQFVDTAERVSGERLDAFFDAWLYEKGRPPR, from the coding sequence ATGGCCGGACAGGACCGCAGATCCCATCGTCCCGGCGCGCGCGCCGCACTCCGGGGTGTCGCGGGGGTGGCCGTCCTCGCCGCCGCCGGGACGCTGACCGCGTGCCAGCTCCCCGGCGGGGACGGGCCCGAGCAGGCGCCGGGCACCGCCGCGACCGGCCCGGCGGGGCCCACGAGCGCCGGGGACCCGTACGTCCCGGGCGACGGGAACGGCGGGTACGACGTCCGGCACTACGGGCTGAAGCTGACGATCACGCCGGACGGCGCCGAGCAGCTGTCCGGCACCGCGACGATCACCGCGAAGGCGACCGAGCGGCTCGCCCGGTTCAACCTCGACCTCACCGACCTGAAGGTCGCGAAGGTCACGGTGAACGGGAAGGCCGCGCGGACGCAGCGCGGGCGGGGCGAGCTGGAGATCACGCCGTCCGAGCCGCTGAAGAAGGGCGCGGAGTTCACCACCGTCGTCGCGTACTCGGGGACGCCGCAACCGGTCGACGACCCGATCCTCGGCACCTACGGGTGGATCCGCACCCCGGACGGCGTGTTCGTCGCGTGCCAGCCGAGCGGCGCGCAGACCTGGTTCCCGAGCAACGACCACCCGTCCGACAAGGCCCTGTTCGACTTCGAGATCACCGTCCCGGCGGGCCTGACGGCCGTCGCCAACGGGATCCCCGAGACCATGCCGGCCGGCGGCGGGTCGCCCGGCGGCGGGGCCCCGGAGCGGACGCCCGGCGCGCCGCTGCCCGGGACGCCCGGCGAGGAGCCCGGCGGGACGCCCGCCCCGGCGATCAGCCCGGTCGGCGCGCGCGCCACCACGACGTCCAAGTGGCACGTCGAGAACCCGATGGCGACCTACCTGGCGACGGTGACCGTCGGAGAGTTCGCCGTCCGCGACGGCCGCACCGCCGCGGGCGTCCCGGTGATCTCCGTCGCCGACCCGTCGCTGCCGACGAGCCTGGACGCCTTCCACCGGACGAACGTCCAGGTCACCGAGGAGTTCGCGAAGCTGTTCGGCCCGTACCCGTTCGCGTCGTCGGGCGGGATCGTCGACAACGCCGACGTCGGGTTCGCGCTGGAGACCCAGACGCGGCCGGTGTACGGGGCGTACGGCGTCACCCCGACGCTCATCGCGCACGAGCTGGCGCACCAGTGGTTCGGCGACAGCGTGAGCGTCACGCGGTGGAAGGACATCTGGCTGAACGAGGGGTTCGCCACCTACGCCGAGTGGATCTGGGGCGAGCGGTCCGGCGGCCCGACCGTCCAGGAGCAGTTCGACCAGCTGTACGAGACGGACGCGCGCGAACTCTGGGACGTCCCGCCCGGCGATCCCGGCCGCCAGGACATGTTCGCCCGGTCCGTGTACGACCGGGGCGGGATGACGCTGCACGCACTGCGCCGCAAGGTCGGCGACGACGCCTTCTTCAAGATCCTCAAGACGTGGACGAAGGAGAAGCGGAACGCCAACGTCACGACGCCGCAGTTCGTCGACACGGCCGAACGGGTCTCTGGAGAACGGCTCGACGCGTTCTTCGACGCCTGGCTGTACGAGAAGGGCCGCCCGCCGCGCTGA
- a CDS encoding FIST signal transduction protein, whose protein sequence is MARFGDGLAVGPDLSSAAVSAVEEALAPLSAAPDLVCVFISGEDPDEIEAAAHGAALAAGPAVMIGCSGAGVIGAGRGVEETGAVSAWAAVLPGARIDPFRLETLRSDDRLIVVGMPEGQDDDVVGVLLTDPYSFPVDAFVERSDDALPGLPLVGGLAEGAGPGTVRLFVDGEVHSDGAVGVVIGGSVAAATLVSQGARPIGPDMVVTRAEENVLYELAGTPALEKLEEIVVGLPEDEQEMAGRGLLIGVAMDEYADEHEHGDFLVRGVVGADTENGAIAIGDVVDVGRTVRFQVRDAGAAEEDLAALLERFDIAPVEGALLFSCNGRGKAMFADSDHDAKVLDRAFGPAGVGGFFAAGEIGPVSGRNHVHGFTASILAFGRAGDHE, encoded by the coding sequence ATGGCTCGATTCGGTGACGGGCTGGCTGTCGGCCCGGACCTGTCCAGTGCCGCCGTGTCGGCGGTGGAGGAGGCGCTGGCGCCGCTCAGCGCGGCGCCCGACCTGGTGTGCGTGTTCATCTCCGGAGAGGACCCCGACGAGATCGAGGCGGCGGCGCACGGGGCGGCGCTGGCCGCGGGACCAGCGGTGATGATCGGATGCAGCGGCGCCGGGGTGATCGGCGCCGGGCGCGGGGTGGAGGAGACCGGGGCGGTGAGCGCGTGGGCGGCGGTGCTGCCCGGTGCGCGGATCGACCCGTTCCGGCTGGAGACGCTGCGGTCGGACGACCGGCTGATCGTCGTCGGGATGCCCGAGGGGCAGGACGACGACGTGGTGGGCGTCCTGCTCACCGACCCGTACAGCTTCCCGGTGGACGCGTTCGTCGAGCGTTCGGACGACGCGCTGCCGGGGCTGCCGCTGGTCGGGGGTCTCGCGGAGGGCGCCGGGCCGGGGACGGTGCGGTTGTTCGTCGACGGGGAGGTCCACTCCGACGGGGCGGTCGGGGTCGTGATCGGCGGGTCGGTGGCGGCGGCGACGCTGGTCAGCCAGGGCGCGCGGCCGATCGGGCCCGACATGGTGGTGACGCGGGCGGAGGAGAACGTCCTCTACGAGCTGGCGGGCACCCCGGCGCTGGAGAAGCTCGAGGAGATCGTCGTCGGGCTGCCCGAGGACGAGCAGGAGATGGCGGGCCGCGGCCTGCTGATCGGCGTCGCGATGGACGAGTACGCCGACGAGCACGAGCACGGCGACTTCCTCGTGCGCGGGGTGGTCGGGGCCGACACCGAGAACGGCGCGATCGCGATCGGGGACGTGGTCGACGTGGGGCGCACGGTCCGGTTCCAGGTGCGGGACGCGGGCGCCGCGGAGGAGGATCTCGCGGCGCTGCTCGAACGGTTCGACATCGCGCCGGTCGAGGGGGCGCTGCTGTTCTCCTGCAACGGGCGCGGGAAGGCGATGTTCGCCGACTCCGACCACGACGCGAAGGTGCTCGACCGCGCGTTCGGGCCCGCGGGCGTCGGCGGGTTCTTCGCGGCGGGGGAGATCGGGCCGGTGTCGGGCCGCAACCACGTGCACGGGTTCACGGCGTCGATCCTCGCGTTCGGCCGGGCGGGGGACCACGAGTGA
- a CDS encoding ROK family protein → MTDPRPPGRPVLAIDIGGTKLAAALVDDAGRVVAYDRVPTPNAPGRDAEDLWRALDGLLDKVVADAGGPEPAGVGVGCGGPMTWPEGAVSPLNIPAWRGFPLRERLRERHPGLPVRVHNDAICVAVGEHWRGAGRERANVLGMVVSTGVGGGLILGGRLVDGASGNAGHIGHVIVDPDGPPCGCGGRGCLEAIARGPGLVAWAREQGWRPGEPGGTGVELAADARDGEPVAVAAMRRAGRALGIAIASATHLCDLEVVAIGGGVSQAGPPLFDPLREAFDAHARMDFARRLEIVPAALGQPAGLIGAAALIFAPGRYWNAH, encoded by the coding sequence GTGACCGACCCTCGCCCCCCCGGCCGTCCCGTCCTCGCGATCGACATCGGGGGGACGAAGCTCGCCGCGGCCCTCGTGGACGACGCGGGACGCGTCGTCGCCTACGACCGGGTGCCGACGCCGAACGCGCCCGGCCGCGACGCCGAGGACCTGTGGCGGGCGCTCGACGGCCTGCTCGACAAGGTCGTCGCGGACGCCGGCGGGCCCGAGCCCGCGGGCGTCGGGGTCGGCTGCGGCGGGCCGATGACGTGGCCGGAGGGCGCGGTGTCGCCGCTGAACATCCCCGCGTGGCGGGGGTTCCCGCTGCGCGAACGGCTCCGCGAGCGGCACCCGGGACTGCCCGTCCGGGTGCACAACGACGCGATCTGCGTCGCGGTCGGGGAGCACTGGCGGGGCGCGGGACGCGAGCGCGCGAACGTCCTCGGCATGGTGGTGTCCACGGGAGTCGGCGGCGGGCTGATCCTCGGTGGACGGCTCGTCGACGGGGCCAGCGGCAACGCGGGGCACATCGGGCACGTGATCGTCGACCCGGACGGGCCGCCGTGCGGGTGCGGCGGGCGCGGCTGCCTGGAGGCGATCGCGCGGGGGCCGGGCCTCGTGGCGTGGGCGCGCGAGCAGGGCTGGCGGCCGGGGGAGCCGGGCGGCACCGGGGTCGAGCTGGCCGCGGACGCGCGGGACGGCGAGCCGGTCGCGGTCGCGGCGATGCGCCGGGCCGGACGGGCGCTGGGCATCGCGATCGCGTCCGCGACGCACCTGTGCGACCTGGAGGTCGTGGCGATCGGGGGCGGGGTGTCGCAGGCGGGGCCGCCGCTGTTCGATCCGCTGCGGGAGGCGTTCGACGCGCACGCCCGCATGGACTTCGCGCGCCGGCTGGAGATCGTCCCGGCGGCGCTCGGGCAGCCCGCGGGGCTCATCGGGGCCGCGGCGCTGATCTTCGCCCCCGGCCGTTACTGGAACGCGCACTGA